Genomic DNA from Ruminococcus sp. OA3:
GAAGAGATGAAATCCCTGATCGCCCAGGGAATCTGGCAGAAAGGGCAGAAAATCCCCTCAGAAAGCGAAATGGCCGATACGTTTGGCGTCAATCGTTTCACCGTCAGAATGGCACTGCAGAAATTAAATACACTTGGCGTACTTCAGACAAAAGTCGGAGACGGAACCTACGTCTGCTCTTTTGATTTCGAAAAACACCTGCAGACAATCTCTGAATTCTACATGACCCCGGAGCTTCTGGATGATGTTGCCGAGTTTCGCTCCATGATTGAAGTTGAATGTGCACGGCTGGCTGTCATGCGGGCTACCCCCGATGAAATTGAAAAACTGCGCTCCTGCTGTAAGGATTTTGAAGATAAAGTCATCGCCTATGTATCCACGCCTCATAATTCCCCAGACAGGAAGACTCTTCTCACTGCATTAAATGACAGTGACATCGAGCTTCACAGCCAGCTGTGCAAAATGTCTCACAATGAGCTGCTGATCTACGCATATTCCACCGCAAAGGAAGCAATCAGAGAATATACACTAACGCTTGGCCACCGACGGCTGATCCATCTGACTACTACGGATGACATAACTTCCATCGAACACCACTGGAATCTCTGCCACGCCATCGAAAACAGAGATTTTGAAACCTGTCGGGCTATTTTACTGGATATGATCGATTATCATAATACTGAGAACTTATGAAAAACAGGCATTCCCAGATGGGAGTGCCTGTTTAGGAGTTTTTTATCTTGTTGTTGCGATCAGCTCTTCATAATTGTCCTGCGTCATATCGGACATTTCGATATTTGTACGTTCTTCGATTTCTTCACCCTTATAAACTTTCTCTGCGATCTCGCCGCACAGAGTACCAATGCTTGGCCAGCTTACAAAGATTGCATATTTCTGTTCGCCGTTCTTGATCAGATAACCGTCGTCTTCAACACTGACAACGCCTACTGTCGTAACATCATCAGCCATCCCTGCTGCCTTCAGCGCTTCCACTGCACCGACGATCATCTTGCCGTCAGCGCCAACGATACAGTTAATCTTGTCACCGTATGTCTGAATCCAGTCTTCAGTAACCTGCATTGCCGTAGCAGTTTCAAACTCACCTGTCTGTGAAGACAGAACTGTCAGGTCATCACGGGAAGAGATTCCTTCCATAAAGCCTTCCTCACGCAGAAGTGTTGCTTCACGTCCAGGTGTTCCCTGCAGATAGCAGATGTTAGCATTCTCAGGCAGATTTTCTGCGCACCATTTGCCCTGTCCCAGTCCCAGCGCTTTCTCATCAAATCCGATAAATTTCCATTCACCACCGGATGCCTCGGTACCAACCATGAACACCGGCACCCCTTCCTCGTTGCAGGCTTTGACTGCAGTTGTATTTCCCTGCGTATCAACACCGATGATGAACATCATATCCACACCTTTGCTGAGCAGTGTCTCAACATTTGTTGTCTGTTTTTCGATATCTTTTGCAGAGTCCGCCGTCAGAGCTTCCACTTTGTCCGCACCTACAGACTTTGCGAATTCATCGCTCTCCACGTACTCTACAAACTTCTGCATTGCAGGATAACAACAGTTATCTGCGTTGTCGATGTTTGCAAATCCTACACGATATACGTAGTCTCCGCTTTCTTTTGCATCATCTGATCCGCCTTCCTCAGCAGACGCTTCACTGCTGCTGCCGCTCTCCTCTTTCTTACCGCCGCAGCCCGCAAGCATCCCGACACAAAGTACAGATACCGTCAGCATTGCCAATAACCGTTTCACCATTCTTTTTTTCATCTTTTTCTCTCCTTTTTATTGTTTGCTTAAAATTTAGAAACCTTAAAAATCATGCCTTTCTTGTTTTGCGCACCTGCACATCGATGATAACTGCCAGCGCGATGATAAGACCTTTTACGATTTTCTGCCAGTATGCAGAAACGTCCATCTGTGTCATGATATTGAGCAGTACACCGACAAACAGTGCACCGACTACAACACCGTATACTTTACCTGTACCACCATTCATGGATGTACCACCGATGATAGCCGCTGTGATCGCATCGAACTCATACTGCTCACCGCCGTTTGGCTGTCCGGAATTCATACGGCTCATCAGGATAACACCGGCAAGCCCTGCTGCTGCTCCCGCAAACAGATACGCCTGAGTTTTTACTTTTTTGGTATTGATACCGGAAGCTCTTGCCGCATCCGTATTGCCGCCTACTGCATATACGTAACGTCCGAAACGGCGACGGTTCATCAGTACCCAGTAGAAAACAAGTACTAATATCAAAATAATGGTAGGAACCGGAACCGGACCAACATATCCCTGGCCAAACACGGTGTAACTCTCATCAAATCCGGAAACCGGCTGTGCCTGAGTCAATGCCAGTACGGCACCCCGGCAGATGAACTGAGAAGCAAGCGTCATGATAAAGTCCGGGATTCCACAGGATGTAATAACCAGACCATTGATAAATCCGCAAAATGCACCGATCAAAATACCAACCACAAGCGAGATCACAGGATTCCCTGTAGATACCATGACCATTGTGGAAATAACTCCTGACAGTGCACAGACAGATCCAGGTGACAGATCACATCCGCCTGTGATCAGTACCATCTGTGAACCAAACGCGATGATCATGATAACCGCATTCTGGCGGATGATATTGCTCAGGTTACGTGTTGTAAAGAATGCATCACTTAAGAATGATGCGACGATCACTGCTATTACTAAGATGATGAATATACCAAACCGGCTGTAAATCTCAGCCACACTCCATTTTTTATTCGTTTTTGTATTTGTCATTGCTCGAATCCTTTCATCGCACTCTCCATTATTTTTTCCTGCGTTGCCTCTGCTACCGGCAGTTCTCCCGTCAGATATCCCTGAGACATAACTGCTATACGATCGCTCATACCCAGAATCTCCGGCATTTCAGATGAGATCATAATGATCGCCACACCCTTGCGGGCCAGTTCGCACATCAGTTTGTAGATTTCGTATTTTGCTCCTACGTCGATACCTCTGGTCGGCTCATCCAGAATCAGTACTTTCGGCGCCCTTAAAAGCCATTTTGCCAAAACTACTTTCTGCTGATTTCCGCCTGATAAAGAAGAGACAGGAGCTTCCGGTGTTGCCAGTTTAATAGATAACGTTTTAACCATTTCATCAACATTCTGCTTTTCTTTCTTCATGCTGAGAAATCCTGATTTTTCAATATCCTTAAGGCTGGCAAGTGTTATATTTTCACGGATGGAACGGCAAAGCACAACACCTTCCTTCTTTCTGTCTTCACTTGCCATCAGCACTCCGGCATCGATCGCCTGCTGTGAATTTTTGAAATCTACCTTTTTGCCTTCCAGCAATACTTCTCCGGATTCTATCGGGTCAAGTCCAAAAACAGCACGGAATAATTCACTTCGTCCGGCCCCTACCAGTCCGGCAAAACCGACGATCTCACCGGCATGGACTTTGAAATTGACATTTTTGAAACGCCCACCGTTGAGGTTTTTAAGCTCCAGTACCGTCTCTTTGATCGGTGCCGGAGTTTTTGGAAACTGTTCCGTAATCTCGCGTCCTACCATCTGCTTGATGATTCCGTTTTTATCGATGTCACCGATCTCACAGCTGTGTACCCACTGTCCATCCCTGAAAATCGTAACCTCATCACAGATCTCAAAAATTTCATCCAGTTTGTGAGAAATATAGATAATACCAACACCACTGTTTTTCAGACGTTCGATATTTTCAAACAGAATATGTACTTCAGAATCGGTAATGGATGAAGTCGGCTCATCCATGATGACAACCGATGCATCACGTGAAATTGCCTTGACAATTTCTATCAGTGCAATGTCTGAAACCGTCAGGTCTCTCATATACCCTTTGGGATCATAATGAAATCCGAATTCATCGAGCAGTTTCTGAGTATCCGACCATAATCTCTTCCAGTCCACCATCTTCAATGAATCGAGAGGTTCACGTCCCAGAAAGATATTTTCAGCAATTGTCATATTGGGAAGCGGACTGAGTTCCTGATGGATGGTTGCAATTCCCATTTCCAGCATTTCTTTTGGATTTTTAGGAACGATTCGTTCCCCTTTATACCAAATCTCACCTTCATCCATCTTATATATACCGTTAATGATTTTCATCAGTGTAGACTTACCTGCACCATTCTCACCGCACAGAGCATGCACACTTCCAGGCTTTAATTTTAAGTTAACCCGATCCAAAGCTTTTACACCTGGGAATTCTTTTGAAACACTTTTTAATTCCAGGATGTATTCATTTCTTTCATTCACGGTTACACCTCCTTGTATACAATCTCTTCATTGTCTCCTCCCTTTCACCAATAATTTAAATTACTTCTTGCTTACAAGTGAACAATATCATATACTGAAAAATGACGAAATACTTTTCGCCTATTACCTTTTATTTGTCACACCAAATCATAGATTTGTCACACCTGTATAGAAACACACCACTTTTTCATGTATTTCCATGCACATTGACGGAATCTTAAAGTACCAGAAGAGGACGGCTGAAAGAAATCTTTCACCCATCCCCGATTAGAGCCGCAGCAAATGCGGCATGAGAGGAAAAACGTATGAACCCCATTCGAGTCATGATTGCTGAAGACGAGATCGCTATTGCAAACCTGATTAAAAATCTAATTGACTTTGAACGTTTAAACCTGGAGTTTATTGGATTTGCTCTAAATGGTCAGATTGCTTACGAGATGATTTTGTCTGAGAAACCGGACATTGTCATTACAGATATTTCCATGCCTGTTATGAATGGATTAGAGCTGATTGAAAAATCGCAGAAGGAAAAACTGCCTGTGCATTTCATTATCATCAGCGGCCTCACCTACTTTAATTATGCACTTTCCGCCATCAAAATGGGCGTTGAAGATTATTTATTAAAACCAATCAACCAAACAGAATTAAATGATGTGCTGGAAAAAACGATCCTGAAGATCGCATCCGCGCTGCAGATTGATTTTCAGATTCAAAAACTGGGTATCGATACACACCTTCAGACACAGAAATTACGCCGTTCTTTTATTATGGATATCCTGTATGATAAGGAACATCCTGTAGAATTGAATGAAGTTCAGATAAATGAGGAGTATGGTTTTTCTTTCTTATCCGATGCTCCTTTTCTGATGGGGATTGCTTTAATCGACGGTATCCTGGCACTTAATCTCGCCACCCAGAACGTAATCATTGAACAGCTGATGCGTAATTTCCAGACAGAAATGAAAGACCTCTGCATTGATATGGAAGTCTATAATAAAAATAATCAGTTTATCTTTTTGCTGAATTACGAACCTGACCAGGAAAGCAGGATTCTTGGTTCTATTGCCGCAATCAGAGAGGACCTGGCTTCTTATCTGGCCGCATATGAAGGACTGCAGCTCACGATCAGCTGCGGGGTTATGGCTCCCCGGATCCAAAATCTCCCCTATTCACTCAGCACTGCTCAGAAAGCTTTAAATGCACGGATCATCCAGGGACCACAGCACGTTCTTTTTGCAAAGGAACTGCTTCTGAATAATGCGAAGCCCGGCTTTATATTGTCCAGTTCAGATTTTAGCTCGATTCGGTCCTGCATTGAGATTCGTGATACAAAAAAATTTGAAAATCTGCTG
This window encodes:
- a CDS encoding FCD domain-containing protein; the encoded protein is MAELSRNLKIKKPSAPDLVCEEMKSLIAQGIWQKGQKIPSESEMADTFGVNRFTVRMALQKLNTLGVLQTKVGDGTYVCSFDFEKHLQTISEFYMTPELLDDVAEFRSMIEVECARLAVMRATPDEIEKLRSCCKDFEDKVIAYVSTPHNSPDRKTLLTALNDSDIELHSQLCKMSHNELLIYAYSTAKEAIREYTLTLGHRRLIHLTTTDDITSIEHHWNLCHAIENRDFETCRAILLDMIDYHNTENL
- a CDS encoding sugar ABC transporter ATP-binding protein; its protein translation is MNERNEYILELKSVSKEFPGVKALDRVNLKLKPGSVHALCGENGAGKSTLMKIINGIYKMDEGEIWYKGERIVPKNPKEMLEMGIATIHQELSPLPNMTIAENIFLGREPLDSLKMVDWKRLWSDTQKLLDEFGFHYDPKGYMRDLTVSDIALIEIVKAISRDASVVIMDEPTSSITDSEVHILFENIERLKNSGVGIIYISHKLDEIFEICDEVTIFRDGQWVHSCEIGDIDKNGIIKQMVGREITEQFPKTPAPIKETVLELKNLNGGRFKNVNFKVHAGEIVGFAGLVGAGRSELFRAVFGLDPIESGEVLLEGKKVDFKNSQQAIDAGVLMASEDRKKEGVVLCRSIRENITLASLKDIEKSGFLSMKKEKQNVDEMVKTLSIKLATPEAPVSSLSGGNQQKVVLAKWLLRAPKVLILDEPTRGIDVGAKYEIYKLMCELARKGVAIIMISSEMPEILGMSDRIAVMSQGYLTGELPVAEATQEKIMESAMKGFEQ
- a CDS encoding sugar ABC transporter substrate-binding protein, with translation MKKRMVKRLLAMLTVSVLCVGMLAGCGGKKEESGSSSEASAEEGGSDDAKESGDYVYRVGFANIDNADNCCYPAMQKFVEYVESDEFAKSVGADKVEALTADSAKDIEKQTTNVETLLSKGVDMMFIIGVDTQGNTTAVKACNEEGVPVFMVGTEASGGEWKFIGFDEKALGLGQGKWCAENLPENANICYLQGTPGREATLLREEGFMEGISSRDDLTVLSSQTGEFETATAMQVTEDWIQTYGDKINCIVGADGKMIVGAVEALKAAGMADDVTTVGVVSVEDDGYLIKNGEQKYAIFVSWPSIGTLCGEIAEKVYKGEEIEERTNIEMSDMTQDNYEELIATTR
- a CDS encoding ABC transporter permease; translation: MTNTKTNKKWSVAEIYSRFGIFIILVIAVIVASFLSDAFFTTRNLSNIIRQNAVIMIIAFGSQMVLITGGCDLSPGSVCALSGVISTMVMVSTGNPVISLVVGILIGAFCGFINGLVITSCGIPDFIMTLASQFICRGAVLALTQAQPVSGFDESYTVFGQGYVGPVPVPTIILILVLVFYWVLMNRRRFGRYVYAVGGNTDAARASGINTKKVKTQAYLFAGAAAGLAGVILMSRMNSGQPNGGEQYEFDAITAAIIGGTSMNGGTGKVYGVVVGALFVGVLLNIMTQMDVSAYWQKIVKGLIIALAVIIDVQVRKTRKA
- a CDS encoding AraC family transcriptional regulator, whose translation is MNPIRVMIAEDEIAIANLIKNLIDFERLNLEFIGFALNGQIAYEMILSEKPDIVITDISMPVMNGLELIEKSQKEKLPVHFIIISGLTYFNYALSAIKMGVEDYLLKPINQTELNDVLEKTILKIASALQIDFQIQKLGIDTHLQTQKLRRSFIMDILYDKEHPVELNEVQINEEYGFSFLSDAPFLMGIALIDGILALNLATQNVIIEQLMRNFQTEMKDLCIDMEVYNKNNQFIFLLNYEPDQESRILGSIAAIREDLASYLAAYEGLQLTISCGVMAPRIQNLPYSLSTAQKALNARIIQGPQHVLFAKELLLNNAKPGFILSSSDFSSIRSCIEIRDTKKFENLLKTLFKDVASSCRSCPHLLLDAFCDALSGILSDFHQHKIISVNLADTYLQYCDEIEQYFTLKELILFTVSFIRELLPLDNETNSQENRQIQTAKAFIQEHFSENIKLEDVAEQIYLAPTYFGVLFKKEVGESFSSYLTSVRIEKAKELLHDVRYNIAEIANEVGYQDKRYFSKLFKEQVGVTPKEYRKIYAN